A window of Xiphophorus hellerii strain 12219 chromosome 7, Xiphophorus_hellerii-4.1, whole genome shotgun sequence contains these coding sequences:
- the tmem177 gene encoding transmembrane protein 177 — translation MASRFLKFSVLLQKYRAPLLIASCGGVFAASMFYHVFPGLSYRQLYQAWHKGEPVVLSEKLENVFQQVLKDFRVSSVKNFSAFASFGFHPVGAGVPWLPAGAQIGIPANFNSTTDDPSGITNRNIFINGKTVDWSTEAGSALKEALVFSTEAQKFAIAREVARLQSGGPVLTAAVAPFCLGGVWVYSVVLKQVFGLHGGPVLMRFSVNILALGIGAVSYFLTSDALSQWIDYSSDKHAAGVSREYARGGVEFYDKILSRNKTLRSLMGQKGEEMYAPSGNLFPAHVLQLKHTPYTSRREGILALIKEEKA, via the exons ATGGCATCTCGTTTCCTCAAGTTCTCGGTGCTTCTCCAGAAGTACCGGGCTCCATTGCTCATCGCGAGCTGTGGAGGAGTCTTCGCAGCCAGCATGTTCTACCACGTTTTCCCCGGTTTGTCCTACCGTCAGCTCTATCAAGCCTGGCATAAAGGAGAGCCAGTGGTGCTGTCGGAAAAGCTGGAAAATGTCTTTCAGCAG gtCCTGAAGGACTTCCGTGTCAGCTCAGTCAAGAACTTCTCTGCCTTCGCCTCCTTCGGGTTTCACCCGGTTGGTGCCGGTGTTCCATGGCTTCCTGCTGGCGCCCAAATCGGCATCCCAGCCAACTTTAACAGCACCACAGACGATCCGAGTGGAATAACCAACCGCAACATCTTCATCAACGGGAAAACGGTGGACTGGAGCACCGAGGCTGGCTCTGCTCTGAAGGAGGCGCTGGTGTTCTCCACAGAGGCACAGAAGTTCGCCATCGCTCGGGAGGTGGCCCGCTTACAATCCGGGGGTCCGGTCCTGACAGCTGCAGTGGCTCCGTTCTGCCTGGGCGGGGTTTGGGTGTACAGCGTGGTGCTGAAGCAGGTGTTTGGCCTGCATGGCGGCCCCGTGCTGATGCGTTTTTCAGTGAACATTCTGGCGCTGGGAATTGGGGCCGTTTCATACTTCCTCACCTCTGACGCTCTCAGTCAGTGGATTGACTACAGCTCAGACAAACATGCAGCGGGAGTGTCTCGGGAATACGCCAGAGGAGGAGTGGAGTTTTATGATAAAATCCTGTCCAGAAACAAGACGCTGCGCTCACTGATGGGACAGAAAGGCGAGGAGATGTACGCGCCCAGTGGGAACCTGTTTCCTGCTCATGTCCTTCAGCTGAAGCACACGCCTTACACCTCCAGGAGAGAAGGCATCCTCGCTCTGATAAAAGAAGAGAAAGCATAA